The Actinosynnema mirum DSM 43827 genomic interval CTGCCTCCGGCCGTCCACGACCGGCTCTGGTCGAACGCTCACGGGACAAGCGTACTGCTGGAATGTCCCAGTGGGACAGTTGTCCCGGTGTGACATGCGGATCAGTGCATGGGTACTTGCGGAAACGGTGTTGATCAGGCATATGGGGGCGTGAGGGCACGGCCGTACGGGGGAGTGCGGGCGGCCCCGCGGCGTTCCGGGACGACGTAGGATCAGCGCGGCGAGGCCGTGCCGTCAGCCGCCACGCCGTCGCGCCGGGGCAGACCTGGTCGTCCCCGCCCGATCCCGCGCCGCGTGCGACCCCGGTCGTGGCGCGCCCCCACCGCCGCATCCCCTCCCTTGGGGCGTGCCCGAGCACGACAGGTGAACTCCCTCCGTGTCCTCCCCCTCCGCCCTGCCCGCCCGCCTGCGCGGCGCGCTGGCCCCCGACTGGCTGCGTGACCCCAAGGTCTGGCGCACCGAGGTCCTCGCCGGTCTCGTCGTCGCGCTGGCGCTGATCCCCGAGGCCATCTCGTTCTCGATCATCGCCGGGGTCGACCCCGCGCTCGGCCTGTTCGCCTCGTTCACCATGGCCGTGGTGATCTCGGTCGTCGGCGGGCGGCGCGCCATGATCTCCGCCGCCACCGGCGCGGTCGCGCTGGTCATCGCCCCGCTCAACCAGGAGCACGGCCTCGGGCACCTGATCGCGGCGGTCATCCTGGCCGGGGTGTTCCAGATCGCGCTCGGCGCGCTGGGCGTGGCCAGGCTGATGCGGTTCATCCCGCGCTCGGTCATGGTCGGGTTCGTCAACTCGCTGGCGATCCTGATCTTCCTGGCCCAGGTGCCCGAACTGGTCGACGTCCCGTGGATCGTCTACCCGCTGTTCCTGGGCGGGCTGGCGCTGGTGGTGCTGCTGCCGAAGGTCACCACCGTCGTGCCCGCGCCGCTGGTCTCGATCGTGGTGCTCACCCTGATCACCGTCGGCGCGGGCCTCGCGGTGCCGACCGTGGGCGACAAGGGCGCGCTGCCGTCCGCGCTGCCCACGCCCGGCCTGCCGGACGTGCCGTTCACCGTCGACACGCTCACGATCATCGCCCCGTACGCGCTGGCCATGGCGCTGGTCGGGCTGATGGAGTCGCTGATGACCGCCAAGCTGGTCGACGAGATCACCGACACCCGCTCCAACAAGACCCGCGAGGCGGTCGGGCAGGGCGTGGCCAACGTCGTCACCGGGCTGTTCGGCGGCATGGGCGGCTGCGCCATGATCGGCCAGACGATGATCAACGTGAAGGTCTCCGGCGCCCGCACCCGCCTGTCCACGTTCCTGGCCGGGGCGTTCCTGATGGTGCTGTGCGTGGTGTTCGGGCCGGTCGTCTCCGACATCCCGATGGCCGCGCTGGTGGCGATCATGGTGATGGTGTCCTTCGCGACCTTCGACTGGCACTCCGTCGCCCCGGCCACGCTGCGCCGGATGCCGCTCGGGGAGATCGTGGTCATGGCCGTGACGGTGGTCTGCGTGGTGGCCACCGACAACCTCGCGATCGGCGTCGTGGTCGGCTCGATCACCGCGATGGTGGTCTTCGCCAAGCGGGTGGCTCACCTGGCCGAGGTCGACGCCGTCGTCGACCCGGACGGCACGACGGTGGTCTACCGGGTCACGGGGGAGCTGTTCTTCGCCTCCTCCAACGACCTCGTCGGCCAGTTCGACTACCCGAACGACCCGGACCGGGTGGTCATCGACCTGAGCGCCGCGCACGTCTGGGACGCCTCGTCGGTGGCGGCGCTGGACGCGATCGAGGCGAAGTACGCCCGGCGCGGCAAGACCGTCGAGATCACCGGGCTCAACCCGCGCAGCGCCGACCTGCACGGCAGGCTCAGCGGCGCGCTCGGCGCCGGGCACTGAGGGGCGGTCGTTCGACGGCGCCGGCCGCGCGGGTGGCGCGGGGCGGTGCACTACCTTGCGCACCGTCCGCGCGAACCCGCGCGACCGGCCCGTCGAACGGAGACCACGCATGACCGACGCCCCCGACCTGAAGCGGTTCCTCGCCGACGCCCGGATCGACCCCGAGGTGCACGCCCTGCGCCCGGACTACCGGGCCGCGCTGCTCGTCGTCGACGGGATCGACCCCGCCGCGAGCACCGCGCTCGGGGACGCGCTGGTGGCCGAGGCCGAGGCGAGCGCCCGCGAGTTGCTCGCCGCCGGGCCCGTGGAGGAGGAGCCGCACGTCGCGGCGTGGCGGGAGGCGTACCGGGGGTTCGGCGCGAAGCCGCAGCGCACCCGCAACAGCCTCGAAGCGCTGCTGCGGCGCGCCGGTGACGCCGGGCTGCCCAGGGTCAACGCGCTCACCGACGTCTACAACGCGATCTCGGTGCTGCACCGGGTCCCGCTCGGCGGCGAGGACCTGACCCGGTACCGGGGGGCCGCCCGCCTGGTCCGGGCCACCGGCGCGGAGGAGTTCGACACGGTCGCGGGCGGTGTGGAGGTCGTCGAGCACCCGGAGCGGGGCGAGGTGGTGTGGCGCGACGACGCCGGGGTGACGTGCAGGCGGTGGAACTGGCGGCAGGGGCGGCGCACCGCGCTGACCGGGGGCACCACGGCGGCGCTGTTCATCCTGGACGCGCTGGCCCCGATGGACGACGCGGCCCTGGACGCCGCGGTCGAGAACCTCGCGACGGCGCTCGGCGGGCTGGGCGCGGACGTGACCGCGGCGACCCGGACCGTGGGCGCGGCGTGACGCCGGGGAGCGCGTTCGCCGGACTCGGCTCGACCGGGTCCGGGGGTCCGGCGCCCCCGCGGGCGCGGGTGGTCCGGGTCGTGGCGGACCTCGGCCTGGACCGCTGACCACGCCCCGGTGCGGATCTGGCACCTGGATTGAGCCAAAGTGGCTCGCATTGGTGCCAGGTCTGTGCCACGATGGCGTCATGGACTTAACCTCGCCCATCCCGATCCCCGACGGCCTCCCGCAGGAGCGCGACGCGGGCCCGTTCGCCCCGACCACGTTCGTCGCCGACCTGCGCGCCCGCCGCCCGGTGTGCCCGCTGGTGTTCCCCGACGGCCACGTCGGCTGGCTCGTCACCGGCCACGCCGCCGTCCGGCAGGTGCTCGCCGACACCCGGTTCAGCTCGCGCCTGGACCTCGGCGTGCTGCACGTGCCCCACCCGACGCCGGGGATGCCGCAGGCGACCGAGCCGTCGCCGCAGGTGCCGGGCCTGTTCGTGGCCATGGACCCGCCGGACCACACGCGGCTCAGGCGCAAGCTGACCGGGGCGTTCACGGTCAAGCGGATGCGGGCGCTGGAGGAGCGCGTCGCGCAGGTCGTGGAGGAGCGCCTGACCGCGATGGCCGCGCTCACCCCGCCGGTCGACCTGGTGCGGGAGTTCGCGCTGCCGGTGCCGTCGCTGGTGATCTGCGAGCTGCTCGGCGTGCCGTACGCGGACCGGGAGGTGTTCCAGGCCAACACGGCGCGGTTCCTGGTCAAGGACGTCGAGCTGGCGGAGAAGGCGGCGGCGTACGGGGCGCTGACCGGCTACCTGGCCGGGCTGGTCGCGAGCAAGCGCGCCGAGCCCGGCGAGGACGTGCTGTCGGACCTGGCGCGGCACGAGGACCTGACGGTCGAGGAGCTGACCGGGTGCGCGTTCCTGCTGCTGCTCGCCGGGCACGAGACGACCGCGAACATGGTCGCGCTGGGCACGTTCGCGCTGCTGGAGCACCCCGATCAGCTGGCCGCGCTGCGCGCCGAGCCGGGGCTGCTGGGCGGGGCGGTGGAGGAGCTGACCCGGTACCTGTCCGTGGGCGACCTGTTCTACCGGTACGCCACCGAGGACCTGGAGCTGCACGGCGAGCTGATCCCGGCCGGGTCCACGGTGGTGCTGTCGCTGCTGGCGGCCAACCACGACCCCGAGGCGTTCGAGGACGCGGGCGCGCTGGACGTGCGGCGCGACGCGCGCGGGCTGGTGGCGTTCGGGCACGGGGTGCACCAGTGCCTGGGGCAGCAGCTGGCGCGGGTGGAGATGCGGGCGGGCTTCGCGGGGCTGCTGCGGCGGTTCCCGGACCTGGCGCTGGCCGTTCCGGCGGGGGAGGTGCCGCTGAAGACGGACATGAACGTCTACGGGGTGCACGCGCTGCCGGTGACCTGGGGGACTGCGGCCGGGTGAGGTGGGAGCGCCTCGCCCGGCGGGGCGCTCACCCCTCCCGCAACCCGCCCGTCACCATCCGCACCAGCAGCTCGTAGCTCTCGTCCAGCTCCTCCGGCCACTGGAACGCGTTCTGCGCCTCCAGCACCGCCCACCCGTGCACCGCCGCGCGCAGGCAGCGCACCGCGTGCACCGCCCGCGCCTCGTCCATCCCGTACGCCCGCATCGCCCCCAGCAGGATCTCCACCAGCCGCTTCGCCGCCTGGTCCACCAGCGGCTGCGAGCTCTGGAGCATCGCGGAGTAGCGGTGCGGGTGCTCCTTCGCGTAGTCGCGCCACGCGAGCATCAGGGCGCGCACCGCCTCGTCGGCCGAGCGGCCGAGGGCGGCGTCGCCGATGCGGTCGGACAGCTCGGTCGCGATCCGCGCCGACATCAGCGCCCGCAGGTCCGCGAGGTTGCGCACGTGCTTGTACAGCGACGGCGTCGCCACCCCCGCCCGCGACGCCACCGCCGCCAGCGTCAGCGCGCCCGCGCCCTCCTCGTCGACCAGGCGCAGCGCGATGTCCACCACCGCCTCCGCCGACAGCGCCGCCCTAGCCACGGGCGACCTCCCGCTCGACACCGCGCACCCGCGACCTCCAAACTAACAGTAGTAGCTCCCAAGCTAAGTTTGTTAGCTCCGGCTGTCAAGCCGCAACCGCTCCGCCGCCCGCGCCACCAGCGGCCCGCGCGCCGCCGCCAACCGGGCCGTGATCGCCGCGACCTCGTCGGGGTCCACGTCCGGGCGGGTCGGGCCGCCCGCGTCGAACGGGGGCCTCGGGTCGTACTCGATCATCAGCTGCACCCGCTTCGCCTCCGCGTCGCCGAACAGCTCGGCGGCCAGCGACAGCGCGAAGTCCACCCCGCTCGACACCCCCGCCCCGGTCACCACGTTCCCGTCCCGCACCACCCGCTCCGCCACCGGCACCGCGCCCAGCCCCGCCAGCAGCGGCAGCGAACCCCAGTGGCTCGTCGCGCGCCTGCCGGTCAGCAGGCCGGCCGCCGCGAGGGTGAACGAGCCGGTGCACACGCTCGTCACGAACCGCGCGCCCGCCGCCTGGCGGCGCAGGAACTCCAGCGCCACCTCGTCCTCGAACAGCTCGAACGCGCCCTGCCCGCCGAGCACGAACAGCACGTCCGCCTGCCCTGCGTCGGCCAGCGTCGTCGTCGGCACGATCGAGAACCCCGCGTCGGTGGGGACCGGGGACAGGTCGTGCCAGGCCAGCTCGACCTCCGCTCCCGGCAGGCGGGAGAACACCTGCGCGGGACCGGTCAGGTCGAGTTGGGTGACGTTCGGGAACAGCAGGCACAGGAAGCGGGTCACCCCGCCAGTGTCCACCCGCGGGCGATCACGCGGGCGATCACGCGGGCAGCGCCACCACCCGGCCCCGCGGCTCGCGGCGGCGCGTCACCAGCAGCACCGCGCCCAGCACCAGCGCCATCGCCACGACGTACCCGACCTTGAACACCACCGGGTCGACGCCCGGCGTCACCAGCGGCGTCCACCGGCCCACCGGGTTGTCGTCGGTCGGGAACGCGAAGAACTGCCACTGCGTCCAGTTCCACCCCAGGTGCAGCCCCACCGGCAGCGCGATCCCGCCGGCGCGCAGCGCGGCCACGCCGAACACCACCGCCCCGATCGCCGGACCCGCCGCCGTCCACAGCAGCTCGCCGAACCCGCCGGACTTCACCGACGGGGCCGCGCCCAGCACGAGCAGGTGGTAGCCGCCGAACAGCACCGCCAACCCGCCCACCGCGACCCCGGGCCCCCGCACCTCGGCCAGGCGGCGCAGCGCGTACCCCCGGAACACCAGCTCCTCCAGCAGCACCGCGAAGCAGAAGTACGCGGTGCCGGTCAGCGCCAGCGGCGCGGTGAACCCGGCGTTCGGCGTCCAGCGCAGCACCCCGTCGAGCATCAGCCCCCACGCCAGCAGACCGACCGCCGCGACCCCCAGCAGCAGCCCCGGCCCGAACCACCGACCGGGCCCGAGCCCGCGCCAGGAGCCCTCGAACCACCGCGTCGCCAGCAGCACCAGTCCCGCCGCGACCGCCACCACCGGCCACGGCTGCCCGTCCTCCACCGGCACGAGCACCCCGGTCGCCACCGCGGACAGCAGCACCGCCGCGGCGCTCAACCCCAGGAAGGCCACGACCTTCCCGCCGGTCCGTAAAACCCCACCCGCGTCACGTGACATGCGGGCAGTAAAGCGCACCGGCGGCCGGGCAGGCCGGTGATCGACCACTCCGGCCGACCCAGGGCAATCCAGCGGTGCCCCAGCTCCCCGTGACCGCGTCCCGCCCACCGGACCGCCGGCCTTCGCGCACTGGAGCCGCTCGCCGAGGACGAGCCCGACCACCGCGCCACCGCCGTCGCGCTGCTCTGCGGCGCACCCACCGCGCCGCCCAAGCCGTCCTCGCCCGCCACCTGCGCCCCGACAGCCCGGCCGACCACTGGCCCGGCCTGCCCCTCGACCTCGCGGACACCCCCTGACCGGCCTCGACCTGTCCGGCTGCCGCGTCGAGGACGGCTCCACCTTCCAGGGCGCCACCCTCGCCGACAGCCGCTTCACCGGGGCGGTCTTCGCCGGGGGCGCGGTGTTCGTGGGCGCGGCGTTCACCGGGAACGCGGACTTCGCCCGCGCCGCCTTCCACGGCGAGGCCGAGTTCACCGGCGCGGACTTCGACGGCCCCGCCGCCTTCGCCCAGGCCCGGTTCACCGGCGGCGTGCGGTTCGACGACGCCCGGTTCGCCGGGCTCGCCCTGTTCCGGGCCACCGGGTTCGCGGGCACCGCCTCGTTCGGCGACGTCACCTTCGCCGGGGCCGCGCTCTTCCACCGGGCCCGCTTCGACGGCGAGACCTGGTTCGACCGGAGCCTGTTCCTCGGCCGCGTCGACTTCAGCCGGGGCTGACGCTCACCCCGTCAGCCCTCACCCCGTCAGCCACAGCGCCCCCGTCGCCGCCGCCACGGTCAGCACCGCCACCAGCACCCCCGACGCCACGAACCGCGCCATCGGCACCCGCACCCCGGCCCGCGCGCACGCCTCCAGGCAGATCAGCGTCGCCAGCGACGCCCACGGCAGCGCCACCGACCCGGCGTTCACCCCGATCAGCACCGCCAGCAGGTGGTCCGCGTCCGCGCCCGGCAGCGCCGCCTCCACGGCCGTGTAGGCGGGCAGGTTGTTCAGCGCGTTCGCCAGCCCCGCCGACACCGCCGCCGTGCGCGCCAGACCGGTGCCGACCAGCGCGCTCACCGCGTCGCCCACCCCGTGCAGCACCAGCGCGGGCACCAGCAGGAACAGCCCCGACACCAGCACCAGCAGCCGCCACGGCACCAGCGACGGCCGCAGCACCGACCGGTCCAGCGCCGCGAACGCCGCCACCAGGGCCAGCGCGATCCCGGCCGCCACGAACGCGATCCCGTCGTGCACGAACGGGATCGACGCCGCGAACAGCAGGCACGCCGCCAGCGACACCCCGAACAGCCGCCGGTCGCGCGGGCGCACCGGCTCCGGCACCCGGTACGGCTCGACCTTCCGCCAGTGCAGCACCCACAGCACGGCGGCGGTCACCAGCACCGACGCCAGCTGCGGCGCCCACATGCGGGCCGCGAAACCGGTCGCGGTCAGCCCGATCCGGTCCGCCGCCAGCAGGTTCGTCAGGTTCGACACCGGCAGCAGCAGGCTCGCGGTGTTCGCCAGCCACACCGCCACCATCGCCAGCGGCAGGCCCGGCACGCCGGTGCGCACCGCCAGCGCCAGCAGCACCGGGGTCAGCAGCACGGCGGTGGTGTCCAGGTTCAGCAGCGCGGTCAGCGTCGCCGCGAACAGCACGCACAGCGCGAACAGCGCCCACGGCCGCCCGCGCGCCGCGATCGCCATGCCGGTCGCGGCCACGTCGAACACCAGCGCCTCGCGCGCCAGCTCCGCGATCACCACGACGCCGGTCAGGAACAGCAGCAGCGGTGCGACGCGGGCCAGGCTCGCCCACGCCTGGTCGCCGGGGAGCCAGCCGGTGGCCACGCACGCCACCCCGGCCAGCAGCACCCCCGCGGCGACCTTGTCGCCCGGCTTCACGCCGCGCGCAACGTGAGCAGCGAGACCTCGTTCGGCGCGAACACGCGGAACGGCGGCCCCCAGAACCCGGCGCCCCGGCTGGTCCACAGCTGGGTGCGCTCGCCGTGCCTGCTCAGTCCGGACAGCACCGGCTGCTGCAACCGCACCAGGAGGTGGAACGGCCAGATCTGCCCGCCGTGGGTGTGCCCGGACAGCTGGAGGTCCACGCCCGCCGCGACGGCCTTGCTGATCTCGCTCGGCTGGTGCGACAGCAGCACCACCGGGACGCCCTCGGGCGCCCCGTCCAGCGCGGCGGCCAGGTCCTGGCGGTGGCCGGGCTCGCCGGAGTGCGCGGCGGTGATGTCGTCCACGCCCGCGAACACCAGGCGGGCGCCGTCGCGCTCCAGCACGCGGTGCTGGTTGTGCAGGCTCGTCCAGCCCAGCTCGGCCAGGTGCTCCAGCCAGGCCTGCGCGTTGGACAGGTACTCGTGGTTGCCGGAGACGGAGAACCGGTGCGGCGCCTGGACGTCACCGAGCGGGGTGGACTGGCCGCGGCGCTGCTCGACGGTGCCGTCGGCGATGTCTCCCGCGTGCACGACCACGTCCGCGCCCAGCCCGTTGACCCGCTCGACCAGGCCCCTGGACCACGCGGAGCGGTCGATCGCGCCGTAGTGGGTGTCGGCGATGACGGCGATGGTGAGGCCGTCGAACGCCCTGTCCAGCCGGGGGAGCACGACGTCGGCGCGGCGCACGGGCGGCACGCGCATCGCCTGGCGGTTGCCCCAGAACGCGATCACCACGATCAGGACCAGCAGCAGCACCGCGACCACCCTGGCGCGCAGCGGGTTCTCCACCCCGGCCACGGCCAGGACCAGGCGCAGCAGGTCGGTCACCAGGGTCCACGCGAACGCGATCCACACCAGGCCGAGCAGCAGGTGCGCCAGGCGGGTGGTGCGGTCGGTGCGCTTCGCGCCCAGCGAGCGGACCATCAGCAGCGGGAACGCCACGTACGCGCCGCCGATCACCAGCGTGCCGACGGCGGTCACCGGCCACGGCCACTGGGCGCTGGGCGCGAGCAGCCCGAACCAGGGGACGGCGAACAGCAGCGTGGTGATCGCGATCAGCACCGCGGCGAAGGTGATCCGCCGCCGGGCGCTGCGGTGGGGCGCGGGGGGTTTGGGTGGTGCTGACATGACGGCTCCTGGTTAACGAACCAACGGTCCTGCTATCTGCGGAGCGTACGGGAGCCTCCCAGGGCTGTCAGCACGCGTGAGCGGGTGCGGCGGTCCCCGTGGCGAGCGGGTCAGCTCGCGCGGGCGGCCAGGCCGATCAGCTGGTTGACCAGGCTCTCGGTCAGCGCCGCCCGGAACACCTCGTCGGCGGCGGGCAGCCCTAGGTCGGCGCTCGCCCGCGCCACCTCCTCGGTCGGCCTGGCCCGGCCCCACAGCCCGGCGGTCACCACCACGACCGACTCCGCGAAGTGCCGCGTGCCCGCCGCGCCCAGGTGCGGCAGGCGCTCCGCGACCAGCCCTGCCAACCGGTCGGAGCGCCGCCCGGCCGCCGCCGCGAACCCGCGCGCCACGTCCACGTCCACGTTGCGCTCCAGCACGCTGGCCATCGAGCCGAACAGCTCGCACAGCGGCGGATCGGCCACCAGCGCCCCGGCGACCGCCGTCGCGACCGCGACCGCCCGCCCGTACGGCACCGGCTCCGGCGCGCACGAGCGCAGCACCGGCTCCAGACCGTCCAACCAGGACGACCAGCGGCGCCGCAGCACCTCCAGGTAGACGGCCTCGCGGGTGCCGAAGTAGCGCAGCACGTTCGACTTCGCCAGGCCCACCCGGCAGCTCAGCTCGCGCAGCGTGATCGCGTCCAGCGGGCGCTGCTCCAGCGCGGCCTCGGCGGCGTCCAGGATGGCGGCCCTGCGCGCCTGGACCTGCTCGGGCCTGCGGGCGCGCTGGAAGTCCACCACGGGGGCAGGTTACCGCCGTGCTGCGGACGACAACAGAACGCCGTTCCGCTGTGCGGTCTGCGTTCGCCCGATTCGGGGATCTCGGTGCCCCGCCCCACGTGGTTACTCTCCGAACACGACCGAGAGCGGGGACGTGGTGGCGATGGGCTGGACGGGCAGCGCGGGGCGCGGTGGCGGAGCGGAACCGGCGCGTGCCGCGACGGGGGGCGGCGGCGGATTGGTGCGAACGGGGACGGGGCGTGGACCGGGCGGGAGAACCACACCGGATGAGCCGCGGCACGGGTTCGCGGTGCGGCGGTCGGTGGTCCCGCGCCGCTGCGCGCCGCGTCGTCTGAGACGCACGGGGGCGCTGCTGGCGGCGCTGTGCGCCACGGCGGGCCTGGTCACCGGCACCGCGTCCGCCGAGGTGGCGGGGGCCGTGGTGGGCCGGGTGTGGTTCGACCGCGACGGCGACGGCGCGCGCGACCCGGAGGAGCCCGGCCGGGCCGGGGTGGTGGTGCACGCGCTGGGCGTCCTGGCGTTCCGGACGACCACGGACGTCAACGGCGAGTTCCGCGTCCCGCACCTGCCGGTGGGGGAGTACCGGCTCACCGCCGAGTCCGAGGGCTACGAGGTGATCGGGGCGCGCGAGGTCGTCGTCCAGGTCGGCGCCGAGCCGGTGGACGTCGGGTTCGCCCAGCGGGGCGGGGAGATCAGCGGGTACGGCTGGTGGGACAGCAGCGGCAGCGGGGCCTTCGACTCGGGCGAGGGCGTGGTCGCGGCCACCTGGAAGATCGCCGGGTTCAGCGACTACGAGGGCTGGGTGAGCAGGCAGGTCTCCGCCCCCGGCCAGTACGCGTTCCGCGACCTGCCCGCCGGGGTGTACCGGGTGGAGGTCGACGGCCCCGGCTGGCCGACGAAGTACCGCGCGGACAAGGACATGCGCAACTCCGACGTCCTCGGCGTGCCGCCGTCGACCGTGCCGATCCGGGTCGCGGAGGGGCAGCGCTACCCGTACGTGTCGGCCGGGTTCACCGGGACGAGGCGGGACGTGGAGCTCACCAGGGGCATCCGCACCTGCCTCGACCAGGAGCACCCCGGCGGCTCGCCGACGAACCGGGTCGGCGCGTGGGAGTGCCACGGCGGTGCGAACCAGCGGTGGGCGCTGCACTGGCTGGGGCTGGACCGGGTGGCGGTGGTGAACGCGGCCACCGGCGACTGCCTCGACCAGGAGACCCCGGCGGGCGCGCCGACCAACGTCGTGGGGGCGTGGGGGTGCAACGGAGGGTCGAACCAGAAGTGGGTCATCGGCAGCTCGGCGTACGACCGGCCGGAGCTGCTGGTGAACGCGGCGAGCGGCATGTGCTTGGACCACGAGCACCCGACCGGGACGCCGACGAACCGGGTGGGGGCGTGGTGGTGCAGCGGGGCGGTCAACCAGGAGTGGGACATCCGGTAGGGGCGCGGGGCCGTCCGCGTGGGCGGCCCCGCGCGGTTCACTCGAAGGTCAAGCCCCGCAGGCACAGTTCGGTCCTGGAGGAAGGCCGGACCGCGATCGAGCGCACTGCGCCCAGGTCCACCTCGGGCAGCGTCCACGCTGAAGGTTCCTCGCGGTCCGGCGTGGCGGCGCGCGTTCCACCGGAGTCGTCGGTGAGCACGACCGCCACCTCTCCGGTCGAGTCGAGGTCCAGTCGCACGCGTGAGAACTTGGACAGGTCCACGTGCTTCCGATCCGACCCGTCCCAGCCCACGCGCAGCTCCG includes:
- a CDS encoding TetR family transcriptional regulator; the protein is MVDFQRARRPEQVQARRAAILDAAEAALEQRPLDAITLRELSCRVGLAKSNVLRYFGTREAVYLEVLRRRWSSWLDGLEPVLRSCAPEPVPYGRAVAVATAVAGALVADPPLCELFGSMASVLERNVDVDVARGFAAAAGRRSDRLAGLVAERLPHLGAAGTRHFAESVVVVTAGLWGRARPTEEVARASADLGLPAADEVFRAALTESLVNQLIGLAARAS
- a CDS encoding SulP family inorganic anion transporter, translated to MSSPSALPARLRGALAPDWLRDPKVWRTEVLAGLVVALALIPEAISFSIIAGVDPALGLFASFTMAVVISVVGGRRAMISAATGAVALVIAPLNQEHGLGHLIAAVILAGVFQIALGALGVARLMRFIPRSVMVGFVNSLAILIFLAQVPELVDVPWIVYPLFLGGLALVVLLPKVTTVVPAPLVSIVVLTLITVGAGLAVPTVGDKGALPSALPTPGLPDVPFTVDTLTIIAPYALAMALVGLMESLMTAKLVDEITDTRSNKTREAVGQGVANVVTGLFGGMGGCAMIGQTMINVKVSGARTRLSTFLAGAFLMVLCVVFGPVVSDIPMAALVAIMVMVSFATFDWHSVAPATLRRMPLGEIVVMAVTVVCVVATDNLAIGVVVGSITAMVVFAKRVAHLAEVDAVVDPDGTTVVYRVTGELFFASSNDLVGQFDYPNDPDRVVIDLSAAHVWDASSVAALDAIEAKYARRGKTVEITGLNPRSADLHGRLSGALGAGH
- a CDS encoding CPBP family intramembrane glutamic endopeptidase encodes the protein MAFLGLSAAAVLLSAVATGVLVPVEDGQPWPVVAVAAGLVLLATRWFEGSWRGLGPGRWFGPGLLLGVAAVGLLAWGLMLDGVLRWTPNAGFTAPLALTGTAYFCFAVLLEELVFRGYALRRLAEVRGPGVAVGGLAVLFGGYHLLVLGAAPSVKSGGFGELLWTAAGPAIGAVVFGVAALRAGGIALPVGLHLGWNWTQWQFFAFPTDDNPVGRWTPLVTPGVDPVVFKVGYVVAMALVLGAVLLVTRRREPRGRVVALPA
- a CDS encoding B3/B4 domain-containing protein, with the translated sequence MTDAPDLKRFLADARIDPEVHALRPDYRAALLVVDGIDPAASTALGDALVAEAEASARELLAAGPVEEEPHVAAWREAYRGFGAKPQRTRNSLEALLRRAGDAGLPRVNALTDVYNAISVLHRVPLGGEDLTRYRGAARLVRATGAEEFDTVAGGVEVVEHPERGEVVWRDDAGVTCRRWNWRQGRRTALTGGTTAALFILDALAPMDDAALDAAVENLATALGGLGADVTAATRTVGAA
- a CDS encoding metallophosphoesterase; its protein translation is MSAPPKPPAPHRSARRRITFAAVLIAITTLLFAVPWFGLLAPSAQWPWPVTAVGTLVIGGAYVAFPLLMVRSLGAKRTDRTTRLAHLLLGLVWIAFAWTLVTDLLRLVLAVAGVENPLRARVVAVLLLVLIVVIAFWGNRQAMRVPPVRRADVVLPRLDRAFDGLTIAVIADTHYGAIDRSAWSRGLVERVNGLGADVVVHAGDIADGTVEQRRGQSTPLGDVQAPHRFSVSGNHEYLSNAQAWLEHLAELGWTSLHNQHRVLERDGARLVFAGVDDITAAHSGEPGHRQDLAAALDGAPEGVPVVLLSHQPSEISKAVAAGVDLQLSGHTHGGQIWPFHLLVRLQQPVLSGLSRHGERTQLWTSRGAGFWGPPFRVFAPNEVSLLTLRAA
- a CDS encoding SLC13 family permease; amino-acid sequence: MKPGDKVAAGVLLAGVACVATGWLPGDQAWASLARVAPLLLFLTGVVVIAELAREALVFDVAATGMAIAARGRPWALFALCVLFAATLTALLNLDTTAVLLTPVLLALAVRTGVPGLPLAMVAVWLANTASLLLPVSNLTNLLAADRIGLTATGFAARMWAPQLASVLVTAAVLWVLHWRKVEPYRVPEPVRPRDRRLFGVSLAACLLFAASIPFVHDGIAFVAAGIALALVAAFAALDRSVLRPSLVPWRLLVLVSGLFLLVPALVLHGVGDAVSALVGTGLARTAAVSAGLANALNNLPAYTAVEAALPGADADHLLAVLIGVNAGSVALPWASLATLICLEACARAGVRVPMARFVASGVLVAVLTVAAATGALWLTG
- a CDS encoding pentapeptide repeat-containing protein, yielding MSGCRVEDGSTFQGATLADSRFTGAVFAGGAVFVGAAFTGNADFARAAFHGEAEFTGADFDGPAAFAQARFTGGVRFDDARFAGLALFRATGFAGTASFGDVTFAGAALFHRARFDGETWFDRSLFLGRVDFSRG
- a CDS encoding TetR/AcrR family transcriptional regulator, which produces MARAALSAEAVVDIALRLVDEEGAGALTLAAVASRAGVATPSLYKHVRNLADLRALMSARIATELSDRIGDAALGRSADEAVRALMLAWRDYAKEHPHRYSAMLQSSQPLVDQAAKRLVEILLGAMRAYGMDEARAVHAVRCLRAAVHGWAVLEAQNAFQWPEELDESYELLVRMVTGGLREG
- a CDS encoding ricin-type beta-trefoil lectin domain protein, producing the protein MRRSVVPRRCAPRRLRRTGALLAALCATAGLVTGTASAEVAGAVVGRVWFDRDGDGARDPEEPGRAGVVVHALGVLAFRTTTDVNGEFRVPHLPVGEYRLTAESEGYEVIGAREVVVQVGAEPVDVGFAQRGGEISGYGWWDSSGSGAFDSGEGVVAATWKIAGFSDYEGWVSRQVSAPGQYAFRDLPAGVYRVEVDGPGWPTKYRADKDMRNSDVLGVPPSTVPIRVAEGQRYPYVSAGFTGTRRDVELTRGIRTCLDQEHPGGSPTNRVGAWECHGGANQRWALHWLGLDRVAVVNAATGDCLDQETPAGAPTNVVGAWGCNGGSNQKWVIGSSAYDRPELLVNAASGMCLDHEHPTGTPTNRVGAWWCSGAVNQEWDIR
- a CDS encoding DJ-1/PfpI family protein, whose product is MTRFLCLLFPNVTQLDLTGPAQVFSRLPGAEVELAWHDLSPVPTDAGFSIVPTTTLADAGQADVLFVLGGQGAFELFEDEVALEFLRRQAAGARFVTSVCTGSFTLAAAGLLTGRRATSHWGSLPLLAGLGAVPVAERVVRDGNVVTGAGVSSGVDFALSLAAELFGDAEAKRVQLMIEYDPRPPFDAGGPTRPDVDPDEVAAITARLAAARGPLVARAAERLRLDSRS
- a CDS encoding cytochrome P450; this encodes MDLTSPIPIPDGLPQERDAGPFAPTTFVADLRARRPVCPLVFPDGHVGWLVTGHAAVRQVLADTRFSSRLDLGVLHVPHPTPGMPQATEPSPQVPGLFVAMDPPDHTRLRRKLTGAFTVKRMRALEERVAQVVEERLTAMAALTPPVDLVREFALPVPSLVICELLGVPYADREVFQANTARFLVKDVELAEKAAAYGALTGYLAGLVASKRAEPGEDVLSDLARHEDLTVEELTGCAFLLLLAGHETTANMVALGTFALLEHPDQLAALRAEPGLLGGAVEELTRYLSVGDLFYRYATEDLELHGELIPAGSTVVLSLLAANHDPEAFEDAGALDVRRDARGLVAFGHGVHQCLGQQLARVEMRAGFAGLLRRFPDLALAVPAGEVPLKTDMNVYGVHALPVTWGTAAG